One genomic window of Nakamurella panacisegetis includes the following:
- a CDS encoding heavy metal translocating P-type ATPase gives MTRAGLVKYLKANLEPWLFGVSAALLGAGLAARVARATGAADGLWIAATVIGLVFSVTSTARALLRRQPSVDVIALLALGGALVVGEPFAGAMIAVMLASGALLEARAGARARRELSLLVARAPQTARLRQLDSIREIPVAQVALGDRLMVGSGEIVPVDGRLLGPAVLDESALTGEPLPVERQSGDDVRSGVVNAGPGFDLVTTATAAESTYAGVVRLVEAAQASSAPFVRTADRFALYFVPLTLALAGGAWLASGDAVRAVAVLVVATPCPLLLAAPIAIMSGLSRAAGVGVVIKGGGALEKLAAGQVMLFDKTGTLTQGRPEVADVLTRSDLEADELLRLAASLDQVSPHVLAGAIVSAAARRRLPLSAPDDVSEVHGYGLQGRVDGHRIRIGKAAWILGDDTPDWARRAQRRAEIDSALAVFVAVDDQAAGAVLLEDPIRPDAPRMLRALREAGISRVVLLTGDRRDVAEMVGRIVGVDEVLSDCDPAQKLAAIGRESVAARTIMVGDGINDAPALAAAGAGVALAARGSTASSEAADVVLTVDRIDAIAAAILIARRSKGIALQAVLTGMGLSLVAMAMAAAGLLVPAVGAVLQEGIDVLAIVIALRAVLPARGQRAPLSGAEVATAATLRAQHEAVLPVVELVCTVADGLSDDNADLAPVRALLHRLEAELLPHERADEQELVPLVARALGGSDSTAGLSRTHAEIEHQINRLHRLVTGTEATDAAGGDVVELRRLLYGLYAILRLHNAQEDEGAITLVSTHAGPS, from the coding sequence GTGACCCGGGCTGGACTGGTGAAGTACCTCAAGGCGAATCTCGAGCCGTGGCTGTTCGGCGTGTCGGCGGCTCTGCTGGGAGCCGGACTCGCGGCGCGGGTGGCGCGGGCCACCGGCGCGGCCGATGGCCTGTGGATTGCCGCCACCGTCATCGGTCTGGTCTTCTCGGTGACGTCGACGGCGAGGGCCCTGTTGAGGCGGCAGCCCAGCGTGGACGTGATCGCGCTGCTGGCGCTCGGCGGCGCCCTGGTCGTCGGCGAACCGTTCGCGGGAGCGATGATCGCGGTCATGCTCGCCAGTGGCGCGCTGCTGGAGGCGCGGGCCGGGGCGCGGGCCCGCCGCGAACTGAGCCTGCTGGTGGCCCGCGCTCCGCAGACGGCCCGCCTCCGGCAGCTGGACAGCATCCGTGAGATCCCGGTCGCGCAGGTTGCCCTCGGCGATCGCCTGATGGTCGGCAGCGGCGAGATCGTCCCCGTCGACGGTCGGCTGCTCGGTCCGGCGGTGCTGGATGAGTCGGCCCTGACCGGTGAACCGTTGCCGGTGGAGCGGCAGAGCGGCGACGACGTCCGGAGCGGGGTGGTGAACGCCGGCCCGGGGTTCGACCTGGTCACCACCGCGACGGCCGCCGAATCCACCTACGCCGGAGTGGTGCGCCTGGTCGAAGCGGCCCAGGCGTCCTCGGCCCCGTTCGTCCGCACGGCGGACCGGTTCGCCCTCTACTTCGTGCCGCTCACCCTGGCCCTGGCCGGCGGAGCCTGGCTGGCCAGCGGCGATGCAGTCCGTGCCGTCGCCGTGCTGGTGGTGGCCACCCCGTGCCCGTTGTTGCTGGCCGCGCCGATCGCGATCATGTCGGGCTTGTCGCGGGCGGCCGGGGTCGGCGTGGTCATCAAGGGCGGCGGGGCCCTGGAGAAACTGGCCGCCGGGCAGGTCATGTTGTTCGACAAGACCGGAACGCTGACCCAGGGCCGTCCCGAGGTCGCCGACGTCCTCACCCGGTCCGATCTGGAGGCCGACGAGTTGCTGCGGCTGGCCGCCTCGCTGGATCAGGTGTCGCCCCACGTTCTGGCCGGTGCGATCGTCTCCGCCGCCGCCCGCCGCCGGCTACCGCTGTCCGCACCGGACGACGTGAGTGAGGTCCACGGATACGGCCTGCAGGGACGGGTGGACGGGCATCGGATCCGCATCGGTAAGGCGGCGTGGATCCTCGGGGACGACACCCCGGACTGGGCTCGCCGGGCGCAACGGCGGGCCGAGATCGACAGCGCCCTCGCTGTCTTCGTGGCCGTTGACGACCAGGCGGCGGGGGCGGTGCTGCTGGAGGATCCGATCCGTCCGGACGCCCCCCGGATGCTCCGCGCCCTACGCGAGGCCGGCATCTCCCGGGTCGTGCTGCTCACCGGGGACCGGCGCGATGTCGCCGAGATGGTGGGCCGCATCGTGGGCGTGGACGAGGTGCTGTCCGACTGCGATCCCGCCCAGAAGCTGGCCGCGATCGGACGGGAGTCGGTCGCCGCGCGGACGATCATGGTCGGCGACGGCATCAACGACGCGCCCGCACTGGCGGCGGCCGGAGCGGGAGTGGCGTTGGCCGCCCGGGGTTCGACCGCGTCCTCCGAAGCGGCGGACGTCGTGCTCACCGTGGATCGCATCGACGCCATCGCGGCGGCGATCCTGATCGCCCGGCGTTCCAAGGGCATTGCGCTGCAGGCGGTGCTCACCGGTATGGGCCTGTCCCTGGTCGCGATGGCCATGGCCGCGGCCGGCCTGCTCGTGCCGGCGGTCGGTGCCGTCCTCCAGGAAGGCATCGACGTCCTGGCCATCGTCATCGCACTGCGTGCGGTGCTGCCGGCCCGTGGACAGCGAGCACCGCTCAGCGGCGCCGAGGTGGCAACGGCGGCGACCCTGCGCGCTCAACACGAAGCCGTCCTACCGGTGGTGGAACTTGTCTGCACCGTGGCCGACGGCCTGTCGGACGACAATGCCGACCTGGCCCCGGTCCGCGCCCTGCTGCACCGGCTGGAGGCCGAACTGCTCCCGCACGAACGCGCCGACGAGCAGGAGTTGGTCCCGCTCGTGGCCCGGGCACTCGGCGGGTCGGACAGCACGGCCGGGCTGAGTCGGACCCACGCCGAGATCGAGCACCAGATCAACCGTCTGCACCGGCTCGTGACCGGAACCGAAGCGACCGACGCCGCCGGAGGTGACGTGGTGGAGCTGCGGCGGTTGCTCTACGGGCTGTACGCGATCCTCCGGCTGCACAACGCGCAGGAGGACGAGGGCGCCATCACGCTCGTTTCCACCCATGCCGGGCCCTCCTGA
- a CDS encoding potassium transporter Kup: MTSENEPRPAPAGSAVADAREPITPSAAHRTGLFGLALGAIGVVFGDIGTSPLYAMQTVFSIDHNAVQPTSNDVYGVISLVFWSITLIVSVKYVVFILRADNDGEGGIMALAALIRRQLGTRSRRVAVAMILGVIGAALFYGDSLITPAISVLSAVEGIEVVAPSAHRVVLPVGIAIVAVLFLVQRIGTHKIGRLFAPVMVVWFVVLAVTGLPQIVAHPGILRGLSPTYIVSFVTDHPYTAFIAMGAVVLSITGAEALYADMGHFGRRPIRASWFFFVFPALVINYLGQGALILHTPSAIANPFYLLAPNWARIPLVVLATFATVIASQAVISGAFSVSRQAVRLGFLPQLTVRHTSKAEGGQIYVPAVNWLLFAGVFVLMITFESSSKLATAYGLAVTGTLLLTTTLFLILAGSSWRWPMWRLVVIGVVFGGVELTFFAANLTKVVHGGWLPLIIAAAIVTVMMTWQRGRQLITGRRIEAEGPLPAFVEKLRANPLPRVPGTAVFPHPGKTTTPLALRANTEFNQVLHEHVVIVSLQAENVPHVDPAEQITVDELGYGDDGIVHLAVRVGFQDDQDIPRMLRTAVGMSSELQFDPETASYFLSRIAIERGTAPGLATWRKRLFIGLSHNAANPATAFHLPEDRTVVMGSRIAL, translated from the coding sequence ATGACGTCCGAGAACGAACCGCGCCCGGCCCCCGCCGGCTCGGCCGTGGCTGACGCCCGCGAGCCGATCACCCCGTCCGCAGCGCACCGGACCGGCCTGTTCGGGCTGGCCCTCGGCGCGATCGGGGTCGTGTTCGGCGACATCGGGACGAGTCCGCTGTACGCGATGCAGACCGTCTTCTCGATCGACCACAACGCGGTGCAACCGACATCGAACGACGTCTACGGCGTCATCTCGCTGGTGTTCTGGTCGATCACCCTGATCGTGTCGGTGAAGTACGTGGTCTTCATCCTGCGGGCCGACAACGACGGCGAGGGCGGGATCATGGCCCTGGCCGCCCTCATCCGGCGCCAGCTCGGAACCCGCAGCCGGCGGGTCGCCGTGGCCATGATCCTGGGCGTGATCGGGGCGGCACTGTTCTACGGCGACAGCCTGATCACCCCGGCCATCTCGGTGCTGTCGGCGGTCGAGGGCATCGAAGTGGTCGCCCCCAGCGCACACCGCGTGGTGCTTCCGGTCGGCATCGCCATCGTCGCTGTCCTGTTCCTGGTCCAGCGCATCGGGACGCACAAGATCGGCCGGTTGTTCGCGCCCGTCATGGTGGTGTGGTTCGTGGTGCTGGCCGTCACCGGGCTCCCGCAGATCGTCGCCCACCCCGGGATCCTGCGCGGCCTGTCCCCCACCTACATCGTCAGTTTCGTCACCGATCACCCCTACACCGCGTTCATCGCGATGGGCGCTGTGGTCCTGTCGATCACCGGAGCCGAGGCGCTCTACGCCGACATGGGGCACTTCGGGCGACGGCCGATCCGCGCCTCCTGGTTCTTCTTCGTCTTCCCGGCCCTGGTCATCAACTACCTCGGGCAGGGTGCCCTGATCCTGCACACGCCGTCGGCCATCGCCAACCCGTTCTACCTGCTGGCACCGAACTGGGCTCGGATCCCGTTGGTCGTCCTGGCCACCTTCGCCACCGTCATCGCCAGCCAGGCCGTCATCTCCGGTGCCTTCTCCGTCTCCCGGCAGGCGGTCCGGCTCGGGTTCCTGCCGCAGCTGACCGTCCGGCACACCTCGAAGGCCGAGGGCGGCCAGATCTACGTTCCGGCAGTCAACTGGCTGCTGTTCGCCGGCGTGTTCGTGCTGATGATCACCTTCGAATCGTCCAGCAAGCTGGCCACCGCCTACGGCCTGGCCGTCACCGGCACCCTGCTGCTCACCACGACGCTGTTCCTGATCCTGGCCGGCTCCAGCTGGCGCTGGCCGATGTGGCGGCTGGTGGTGATCGGGGTGGTGTTCGGCGGCGTCGAGCTGACCTTCTTCGCCGCCAACCTGACCAAGGTGGTCCACGGGGGTTGGCTGCCGCTCATCATCGCGGCGGCGATCGTCACCGTCATGATGACGTGGCAGCGTGGTCGGCAGTTGATCACCGGCCGACGCATCGAGGCCGAGGGGCCGCTCCCGGCGTTCGTGGAGAAGCTGCGGGCGAACCCACTGCCGCGAGTACCTGGCACGGCGGTCTTCCCGCACCCCGGCAAGACCACGACACCCCTGGCCCTACGGGCCAACACCGAGTTCAACCAGGTCCTGCACGAGCACGTTGTCATCGTCTCCCTGCAGGCCGAGAACGTTCCGCACGTCGACCCGGCGGAGCAGATCACGGTCGACGAACTGGGATACGGCGACGACGGCATCGTGCACCTGGCCGTCCGGGTCGGGTTCCAGGACGATCAGGACATCCCCCGCATGCTCCGCACCGCGGTCGGGATGAGCTCGGAGTTGCAGTTCGACCCGGAGACGGCGTCCTACTTCCTGTCCCGCATCGCCATCGAACGCGGCACCGCGCCCGGCCTGGCGACGTGGCGCAAGCGCCTGTTCATCGGCCTGTCCCACAACGCCGCGAACCCGGCGACTGCGTTCCACCTCCCGGAGGACCGGACGGTCGTCATGGGGTCGCGCATCGCTCTGTAG
- a CDS encoding ribose-phosphate diphosphokinase — MRDIAVFSGSAHPELAAEVCAQLEVPLLPVRVQRFANDCLEVQLQANCRERDVFLIQPLVTPVQENLVELLLMLDAARGASAARTTVVIPHYAYARSDKKEAPRISIGARLVADLLVTAGASRVLAMTLHSPQVHGFFSVPVDHLHALRELAGHFRGNDLSNTTVVSPDLGNAKEAAAFARLLGVPVAAGAKQRFADDRVSISAVIGEIAGRDIIVLDDEIAKGSTILELLERLRELKCRSIRVACTHGLFAGGALKRIGDQPDVLEIVCTNTVPIPVSERTDKLTVLSIAPALAEAVRRIHNGESVSALFDGPPPMPIGEPLF, encoded by the coding sequence TTGCGAGACATCGCGGTCTTCAGTGGCAGTGCGCATCCGGAATTGGCCGCGGAGGTGTGCGCCCAGCTCGAGGTGCCCTTGCTGCCGGTGCGAGTACAGCGGTTCGCCAACGATTGCCTCGAGGTGCAGCTGCAGGCCAACTGCCGTGAACGGGACGTCTTCCTGATCCAGCCGCTGGTCACGCCGGTTCAGGAGAACCTGGTCGAGTTGCTCCTGATGCTCGACGCCGCACGCGGCGCGTCGGCCGCGCGCACCACGGTCGTGATCCCGCACTACGCGTACGCCCGATCCGACAAGAAGGAGGCGCCGCGTATCTCGATCGGCGCGCGCCTGGTTGCCGATCTGCTGGTGACGGCCGGGGCGTCGCGGGTGCTGGCCATGACGCTGCACTCACCCCAGGTCCACGGGTTCTTCAGCGTGCCCGTCGATCACCTGCATGCGCTGCGGGAGCTGGCCGGTCACTTCCGCGGCAATGATCTGTCCAACACCACGGTCGTCTCGCCCGATCTGGGCAACGCCAAGGAGGCCGCGGCCTTCGCGCGGCTGCTCGGGGTCCCGGTGGCGGCCGGCGCCAAGCAGCGGTTCGCGGACGACCGGGTGAGCATCAGTGCGGTGATCGGTGAGATCGCCGGGCGCGACATCATCGTGCTGGACGACGAGATCGCCAAGGGCAGCACCATCCTGGAACTGCTCGAACGGCTCCGCGAGCTGAAATGCCGATCGATCCGGGTCGCCTGCACCCACGGGCTGTTCGCCGGCGGTGCCTTGAAACGGATCGGCGATCAGCCGGACGTCCTCGAGATCGTCTGCACCAACACCGTTCCCATCCCGGTGTCCGAGCGCACCGACAAGCTCACCGTGCTGTCGATCGCGCCCGCCCTGGCCGAGGCGGTCCGGCGCATCCACAACGGCGAGTCGGTCAGTGCCCTGTTCGACGGGCCGCCGCCGATGCCGATCGGCGAGCCGTTGTTCTGA
- a CDS encoding RAD23 family protein, producing MNAPEDDRRDTPASWGDYSSEDTQIVHPGAGGSDRSAVGPDAQAEPFSHPTSAANPPVDDRTQVVTPVSGDDPAWKPSYTPASDYSSQPTMTSVFPPSTPGYAPAGHPAAYAPPAQVAAPTTSTPEAVPSSRVRPAFLTALIGLVLSAGGVYLGVKYGIAAAADRGANLSVLKHASMAAAGAVLLFAALALNGWSPWATVIPGIGLTGIGGWTLFSASGLAHVNNWTKWAFSGQQFNAWNVAGFTLIVGVMMLAASVAATLARASGKRDGHIIGSRRLS from the coding sequence ATGAATGCTCCCGAGGACGATCGTCGCGACACTCCGGCGTCCTGGGGCGACTACAGCTCCGAGGACACCCAGATCGTGCATCCCGGGGCCGGCGGCTCCGACCGATCGGCGGTGGGGCCCGACGCGCAAGCCGAGCCCTTCTCCCACCCGACATCAGCGGCGAACCCGCCGGTCGACGACCGGACCCAAGTGGTGACCCCCGTCTCCGGGGACGATCCGGCCTGGAAGCCGTCGTACACCCCGGCCTCGGACTACTCGTCCCAACCGACGATGACGTCCGTCTTCCCGCCCTCGACGCCGGGTTACGCCCCGGCCGGGCACCCGGCCGCATACGCGCCTCCGGCCCAGGTCGCGGCCCCGACCACGTCCACGCCCGAGGCGGTGCCGTCCTCGCGGGTCCGTCCGGCCTTCCTGACCGCCCTGATCGGCCTCGTCCTGTCCGCCGGGGGCGTGTATCTGGGGGTGAAGTACGGCATCGCCGCCGCAGCCGACCGCGGAGCGAATCTCTCCGTGCTCAAGCATGCGTCGATGGCGGCGGCGGGCGCCGTCCTGCTGTTCGCCGCGCTCGCCCTGAACGGGTGGTCCCCATGGGCGACGGTCATCCCGGGCATCGGCCTGACCGGCATCGGCGGCTGGACGCTCTTCAGCGCCTCCGGCCTGGCGCACGTCAACAACTGGACGAAGTGGGCCTTCTCGGGCCAGCAGTTCAATGCCTGGAACGTCGCCGGCTTCACCCTGATCGTCGGCGTGATGATGCTGGCGGCGAGTGTGGCCGCCACGCTGGCCCGAGCATCGGGCAAGCGCGACGGCCACATCATCGGCAGCCGACGCCTGAGCTAG
- the rdgB gene encoding RdgB/HAM1 family non-canonical purine NTP pyrophosphatase, with protein MSRVLLATRNRKKLGELQRILGDQVTVLGLGDVPEFPDEPEIGATFEENAVAKAVQAATATGEISLADDSGLAVDALNGMPGVLSARWAGRHGEDAANNALLLAQLADVPDDRRGAGFVCALALAVPGAEPVIRRGEWRGRIVREAGGSNGFGYDPLFVPAESDVAGDGRTSAQLTPAEKDQLSHRGRAIALMLPDLKLALGL; from the coding sequence GTGAGCCGTGTTCTGCTGGCCACCCGCAACCGGAAGAAGCTGGGCGAGTTGCAAAGGATCCTGGGCGACCAGGTCACCGTCCTGGGTCTGGGTGACGTGCCCGAGTTCCCCGACGAACCGGAGATCGGCGCCACCTTCGAGGAGAACGCGGTGGCCAAGGCGGTGCAGGCCGCGACCGCGACCGGCGAGATCTCCCTGGCCGACGACTCCGGCCTGGCCGTCGATGCCCTCAACGGGATGCCCGGCGTGCTGTCGGCCCGCTGGGCCGGACGTCACGGCGAGGACGCCGCGAACAACGCGCTGCTGCTGGCCCAGCTGGCCGACGTGCCCGATGACCGTCGAGGCGCCGGGTTCGTCTGTGCCCTGGCTCTGGCCGTTCCCGGCGCCGAACCGGTGATCCGCCGGGGTGAGTGGCGAGGACGCATCGTCAGGGAAGCCGGTGGGAGCAACGGTTTCGGTTACGACCCGCTGTTCGTCCCGGCCGAGAGCGACGTGGCCGGCGACGGCCGGACCTCGGCCCAGCTGACGCCGGCCGAGAAGGACCAGCTGTCGCACCGTGGACGCGCCATCGCGCTGATGCTGCCCGATCTCAAACTGGCCCTTGGGCTCTAG
- the rph gene encoding ribonuclease PH, which yields MVREDGRADDELRPITFTRGFQTHPAGSVLVEFGGTKVLCAASVTRGVPRWRKGSGLGWLTAEYAMLPSATHERSDRESVKGRVGGRTHEISRLIGRSLRACVDLSALGENTIAVDCDVLQADGGTRTAAITGAYVALADAVTYLRRAGALSDPQPLSCQIAAVSVGVVGGRVRLDLPYEEDSRAEVDMNIVATDVGTLVEVQGTAEGATYSRSTLDAMLDSALAGIKTLTDLQRVALAQPYPKDLEAKL from the coding sequence ATGGTCAGAGAAGATGGAAGAGCCGACGACGAACTGCGCCCGATCACGTTCACCCGGGGGTTCCAGACCCATCCGGCCGGCTCGGTGCTGGTCGAGTTCGGCGGCACCAAGGTGCTGTGTGCCGCATCGGTGACCCGTGGAGTGCCGCGGTGGCGCAAGGGGTCCGGGCTCGGGTGGCTCACCGCGGAGTACGCCATGCTGCCGTCGGCGACTCACGAACGCAGCGACCGGGAATCGGTCAAAGGCCGGGTCGGCGGCCGCACCCACGAGATCTCCCGGTTGATCGGACGTTCCCTGCGGGCCTGTGTCGACCTGTCGGCGCTGGGGGAGAACACCATCGCCGTCGACTGCGACGTGCTGCAGGCGGACGGCGGTACCCGCACCGCGGCGATCACTGGCGCCTACGTGGCCCTGGCTGACGCGGTGACCTACCTACGCCGGGCCGGAGCGCTGTCCGATCCGCAGCCGTTGTCCTGTCAGATCGCCGCCGTGTCGGTCGGGGTCGTCGGCGGCCGGGTCCGGTTGGACCTGCCGTACGAGGAGGACTCCCGCGCCGAGGTGGACATGAACATTGTTGCCACCGACGTCGGCACCCTGGTCGAGGTCCAGGGCACCGCGGAGGGCGCCACCTACTCGCGGTCAACCCTGGACGCCATGCTGGACTCGGCCCTGGCCGGTATCAAGACGCTCACCGACCTGCAGCGGGTGGCCCTGGCCCAGCCCTACCCGAAGGATCTCGAGGCGAAGCTGTGA
- a CDS encoding rhomboid family intramembrane serine protease — protein sequence MTTPMVPGPTGNAPANKERSLLPAKIKPAVVTVGGFAVLITLIQVVNSLTSYRMDVHLGIVPRSVHGLIGILTAPLLHLSWPHLLSNLIPLVVFGFLIMVGSVRQFVAVTVLVWLIAGLGVWLVAGSNSYTVGASGVVFGWLAYLVSRGVFTRRVGQIAVGLVLLVIYGGLFWTGIVKVAVADIGGAVSVSWQDHLFGAIGGVLAAFLVAKADGPRRPKQTTPALPPGL from the coding sequence ATGACGACGCCGATGGTTCCAGGCCCGACGGGCAACGCGCCGGCCAACAAGGAGCGCAGCCTGCTCCCCGCGAAGATCAAACCGGCGGTCGTCACCGTCGGCGGCTTCGCCGTGCTGATCACGTTGATCCAGGTGGTCAACTCGCTGACGTCCTACCGGATGGATGTGCACCTGGGCATCGTTCCCCGGTCGGTCCACGGTCTGATCGGGATCCTGACGGCGCCGCTGCTGCACCTGTCCTGGCCGCACCTGCTGTCGAATCTGATACCGCTGGTCGTCTTCGGCTTCCTGATCATGGTCGGCAGCGTCCGGCAGTTCGTGGCCGTCACCGTCCTGGTCTGGCTGATCGCCGGCCTCGGCGTCTGGCTGGTGGCCGGGTCGAACTCGTACACGGTCGGCGCGTCCGGTGTCGTCTTCGGGTGGCTGGCCTACCTCGTGAGCCGCGGTGTGTTCACCCGCCGCGTCGGTCAGATCGCGGTCGGTCTGGTGCTGCTGGTGATCTACGGCGGCCTGTTCTGGACCGGCATCGTGAAGGTGGCGGTGGCCGACATCGGCGGGGCCGTGAGCGTCTCCTGGCAGGACCACCTGTTCGGCGCGATCGGCGGGGTGCTGGCTGCCTTCCTGGTGGCCAAAGCGGATGGTCCCCGCCGGCCGAAACAGACCACCCCCGCGCTCCCGCCGGGCCTCTGA
- a CDS encoding PLP-dependent cysteine synthase family protein, whose amino-acid sequence MTRYDSLVESVGGTPLVGLPRLSPSPRVRVWAKLEDRNPTGSVKDRPALAMVAAAEADGRLRPGCTVIEPTSGNTGISLAMVCRIKGYRLICVMPENTSEERRLLLRAYGAQIISSPAAGGSNAAVAAAKVLAADHPDWVMLYQYGNADNAKAHYDTTGPELLADLPTITHFVAGLGTTGTLMGVGRYLREKVPDISVVAAEPRYGELVYGLRNLEEGFVPELYDATVLTSRFSVGPEDAVRRTRELLEVEGIFAGISTGAVLHAALGVAAKAEREGRAADVAFIVADAGWKYLSTGVYGATDDEAAASGLEGQLWA is encoded by the coding sequence GTGACCAGGTACGACTCTCTGGTGGAGTCGGTCGGCGGGACACCGTTGGTGGGTCTGCCGCGCCTCTCGCCGTCTCCGCGCGTCCGGGTCTGGGCGAAGCTGGAGGACCGCAATCCGACCGGGTCGGTCAAGGACCGCCCGGCTCTGGCCATGGTGGCGGCGGCCGAGGCCGACGGCCGGCTGCGGCCCGGCTGCACCGTCATCGAGCCGACCAGCGGCAACACCGGGATCTCGCTGGCCATGGTCTGCCGGATCAAGGGTTACCGGCTGATCTGCGTGATGCCGGAGAACACCTCCGAGGAACGTCGGTTGCTGCTGCGGGCCTACGGTGCGCAGATCATCTCCTCACCGGCGGCCGGGGGCTCCAACGCCGCGGTCGCCGCGGCCAAGGTACTGGCCGCCGACCACCCGGACTGGGTGATGCTCTACCAGTACGGCAACGCCGACAACGCCAAGGCGCACTACGACACCACCGGCCCGGAGTTGCTGGCCGACCTGCCGACGATCACCCATTTCGTGGCCGGTCTGGGCACCACCGGCACGCTGATGGGAGTGGGGCGGTACCTGCGGGAGAAGGTTCCGGACATCTCCGTGGTGGCCGCCGAACCCCGGTACGGCGAACTGGTCTACGGACTGCGGAACCTGGAAGAGGGTTTCGTCCCCGAGCTCTACGACGCGACCGTACTGACCTCACGGTTCTCGGTCGGGCCGGAGGACGCCGTCCGTCGTACCCGTGAACTGCTCGAGGTTGAGGGCATCTTCGCCGGGATCTCGACCGGCGCCGTCCTGCACGCGGCGCTGGGCGTTGCGGCCAAGGCCGAACGGGAGGGCCGCGCGGCGGACGTCGCGTTCATCGTGGCCGATGCCGGCTGGAAGTACCTCTCGACCGGCGTCTACGGCGCCACTGATGACGAGGCGGCGGCGTCCGGTCTCGAAGGGCAGCTCTGGGCCTGA
- a CDS encoding MoaD/ThiS family protein: MSVSVSVPTILRPVTKGEKTVTADGATVAELIADLDSRYTGLGDRLVKNGALHRFVNLYVNDEDVRFTGGLETTVNDGDNLTILPAVAGGSR, translated from the coding sequence ATGAGTGTTTCGGTGTCCGTGCCCACGATCCTGCGTCCGGTGACCAAGGGCGAGAAGACCGTCACCGCCGACGGTGCGACCGTCGCCGAGTTGATCGCCGACCTCGACTCCCGGTACACCGGTCTCGGTGACCGTCTGGTGAAGAACGGCGCCCTGCACCGCTTCGTCAACCTGTACGTCAACGACGAGGACGTCCGGTTCACCGGGGGACTCGAGACGACCGTCAACGACGGCGACAACCTGACCATCCTTCCGGCGGTCGCAGGCGGATCGCGCTGA
- a CDS encoding Mov34/MPN/PAD-1 family protein, translating to MVESIVAHARADHPDEACGIIAGPVGSDAPTRVIPMVNAERSPTFYRFDSGEQLRLYREMDERDEEVVVVYHSHTGTEAYPSRTDIAYAGEPQAHYVLVSTRAADSVEFRSYRIIDGDVSEEPVEMIP from the coding sequence ATGGTCGAGTCCATCGTGGCTCACGCCCGCGCCGACCATCCTGACGAGGCGTGCGGCATCATCGCCGGCCCGGTCGGCAGCGACGCCCCGACCAGGGTGATCCCGATGGTCAACGCCGAACGGTCCCCGACCTTCTACCGATTCGACTCCGGCGAGCAACTCCGTCTCTACCGCGAGATGGACGAGCGCGACGAGGAGGTCGTCGTCGTCTACCACTCGCACACCGGCACCGAGGCCTACCCGAGCCGCACGGACATCGCCTACGCGGGCGAACCACAGGCGCACTACGTGCTGGTTTCCACCCGAGCCGCCGATTCGGTGGAATTCCGGTCATACCGGATCATCGACGGGGACGTATCGGAGGAGCCCGTGGAGATGATTCCGTAG
- a CDS encoding DUF2017 domain-containing protein — protein sequence MRTFNKRFGRYSASFEREEATLISDLVDQVRQMLAGRRAESSVDPLARLTGMAPAPASAPKDPAMARLLPDFHASDAEFAAGMRMLREPDLIALKDSNAIRLLDSLPRGGGAVHLDGPTAQAWVAALNDVRLALGVRLDITDDDYELPPDADPEGMEVAIFATYRWLSAVQDSLVTALLD from the coding sequence ATGCGCACGTTCAACAAGAGGTTCGGCCGGTACTCCGCCAGCTTCGAGCGGGAGGAGGCCACCCTCATCTCCGATCTGGTCGACCAGGTCCGTCAGATGCTGGCCGGTCGCCGCGCCGAGTCCTCCGTGGATCCGCTGGCCCGGCTGACCGGCATGGCCCCGGCGCCGGCCAGCGCGCCGAAGGATCCGGCCATGGCACGCCTGCTCCCGGACTTCCACGCCTCGGATGCCGAGTTCGCGGCCGGGATGCGGATGCTCCGGGAACCGGATCTGATCGCCCTGAAGGATTCGAACGCCATCCGGTTGCTCGACTCCCTGCCGCGCGGGGGCGGCGCGGTGCACCTCGACGGACCGACCGCCCAGGCGTGGGTGGCCGCCCTGAACGACGTGCGATTGGCCCTCGGCGTCCGGCTGGACATCACCGACGACGACTACGAGCTGCCGCCCGATGCCGACCCGGAGGGCATGGAGGTGGCGATCTTCGCCACATATCGGTGGCTCTCCGCCGTTCAGGACTCGCTGGTCACCGCCCTGCTGGATTGA
- the clpS gene encoding ATP-dependent Clp protease adapter ClpS has protein sequence MVTSSAPTTQETTDVQDVTAPDPPWVTIVWNDPVNLMSYVTYVFQKLLGHPRPRAEKLMMDVHQKGRATVSVGTKDAMEADVLKLQAAGLWATMAQDR, from the coding sequence GTGGTGACCAGCAGTGCACCCACGACCCAGGAAACGACCGACGTCCAGGACGTCACGGCGCCCGACCCGCCGTGGGTGACCATCGTCTGGAACGACCCGGTGAACCTGATGTCCTACGTCACGTACGTGTTCCAGAAGCTGCTGGGCCACCCTCGTCCCCGGGCCGAGAAGCTGATGATGGACGTGCACCAGAAGGGCCGGGCCACCGTCTCGGTCGGCACCAAGGACGCCATGGAGGCCGACGTGCTGAAGCTGCAGGCGGCCGGCCTGTGGGCCACCATGGCCCAGGATCGGTGA